CTCCTCCAGGAAAACAGAACTGACGTCTCCAGCCTTCCCTGCCGCTGCCCCCTGACTCCACTTACCTAGTGTCAGGGACTACCAGTGCCCAGGGGAGGGAAGGTGCCACAGTACACGTACATCAGGCCGACTCCAAAAGGAACACCCTCTGCCAACCTGGAGCAACAAACCATGGGTCCCCTGTTCCTCCCCAGACCACGGGAAGCTCGCGTGTGAGGCTGTCTGCCTTCAACAGTGACTAGCACATGTGCCTTGAGGGTTTGTGTCAAGCAGATCTACTCACCCCAGGGCCTCTCACCTTCACGTCTCTCCCGAGTTGTTCTTCCGAAGCCTTAAATCCTCACATCCACAGGCCCGGTGCAAACACCACCCACTCTGAGGCTCTTCTGGCCCCCCACGCTCAAAGTGTCTTCATCTGTCCCTGCTCTGGCTGCGTTCATCATCCACCACCCCGTttttgtgggggggaggggggccccgggccccacccctgcccccccagctgcactgcatgtgggatcttagttcccccaccagggatcaaacccgcgcgcGCTGCgctggaagctcggagtcttaaccactggaccgccagggaagtcccttcatccCTTTTCATCTTAGAATTATCTGGGGGTGAGATCTCATCCTACTCCACCTCCGCAACGTAGAAGACCCTGGGCTGCGCCCTCCTTGAAGCACGCTCTTCCCCTCCTTCTGAGCTGGCCTCTCCAGTTTCCTCTTACCTCCCAGTGACTTTCTCACTCTCCTTTGCTTGCTCTTTGCAACCTTTAAAAACTCTGAAATGTCCTGAaatccttcctcttctctctttccctagAACATTCCATCCATCTCCTTTGAAAATACCacctttgggaattccctggcggtccagtggttaggactcagtgctttcactgctggggcccctgattcgatccctggtgcgggaactaaaatcccacaagctgggcgccaccaaattaaaaaaaaaaaaatctttgttgatGACTCCCAACCTTCTGGCTCAAATTCAAACCTCTTTCCTGAGGTAAAGCCAACTGCTATTCGAGGTCTCCTCTCTCGAGCCTAACAGATGCCTCAAACCTCCTCACAGAGGACCTCCCTTCCTAACAACCTGAAGTAGCTCCCTGGCTATCACATCAAAGCACTCTGGTCTATTCATTACTTCTCGCTCTCTGATATGTTTTCCCCATTTGTTTACTGTCTGCTCCTTCCgctagaacataagctccatgaagtGGGAACTCTGTTTTAGCGTGGTGGTATCTGCAATGCTTGAAACAGGGTCTGACACAGTAGGTGCACGAGAACCTTTTTGTTGAATGCATGAACAAACAAACGAATGCTATTACCATTCCGTCGCCCCCATTAATGGCAACACAATCCTTCCATTACTCAAGGCCCTAGACCTCAATTCCTCTCTTAATCTCACTTCTCAGGGAAAATCCATTAGCAAATCCTGCAGGCTTTCCCTTCAAAATTAATCTAGAACCTGACCAATTCTCATGACTCCCATTGCTTCCACCCTGCTTATCATCTCTTGCCTATATTATTGCAATCTCCTCACAGGTCTTCCTGTTCTTGCCATTCTGCAATCTCTTCTCTAGAACAGTGATTTTTGTAAAACTAAGTTGGATCATTCCGCTCTTCTGCCTCCATCACATTCAGGGCAAAACTAAAGGCCTGTAAGCCCTATACAAAGGCCTCCCCCCAGCCTTCTCCCCTTCAGCTTCATACCTGACCCCCCTgctcagccacactggcctgCTTGCTGTTCCTTGAACCAGCGGAACATGCTACTGCCTTGAGGGGGGtggcacctgctgttccctccgCAGGGATGCTCCTCTCCCCGCTCTTCTCACAGCTCGCTGCTGCCTTGTTTCTCCGAGTCTTTACTCAAGCATCACCTTCTCAGAGGCCTCCTCGGGCCAGCCTACTTACAATTGCAACCCCACCCCCTACCTTAGCACTCCTTCTCCCTTCCGGACTTTATTTTCTCCGAAGTACTTATCACATACTCTATGTTACTGATTTTATTCATCGCCTGTCTCCCTCCATTAAGCAGATAAGCTCCACTAGCATTaggatttttgtgttttgttcactACTCTGTCCCCATGCCTAGCATCGTGTATACACCATGCTTTCAACAGAAgattgttgagtgaatgaatgaataagtgaatgaatgaacgctCTCTTCCAATCCTGTAGGTGGAAACTCCATAGAACTGGGTGGGTCTAAACTCTCCTGCTCCGGGCCCTGATACAGCGCCTGCACACAGCGGGCTGTCAATAAAGGTATCCTGAGGCAACGAACCAGAAGCCCTGTTTCCTCAGGAGTGCTGGGGTTACTAGAGGCTAAGGACCACGTCACTTACTAAAAGGCTCCAAAAGGGAGCTACTTGGCAGCTTCCTGCCTTAATTGTCCTCTGTGGAGGGCACTTTTCCCTTGGGACGAGAATTTGGGCCTGAGGGACGGGGAATGAATGCGGAAAAGCTGGTGGTCTTGTAAGAAGCATAGCCAGCATGCTCTCCCGGCGCCGGCACACCTCGAGCCACACAGGGTGCCGCCAACCGCCCAGCCGCCCCAGTCCCCCGGTTGCTCGGGCAACCAGCTTCCTCCCGCGGCGACCGCCATGTTTGAGCGCGTCCGTCTCTTAGATTAGCAGCACGCCCGGCCAATGGGGCCCCGGCTGCTCGACGTCACCCAGCAGAGCCCAGGAAACGCCCCTTCCGTCCGGCCCTCCCGGCTCACCGGAACCCTCCAGGCAGTGTCCGAGCCCCGCGATTTGGGGTAGAGCTTGTCCAGACTGTAGATGCTCTGGAATTCGGTGCCCTCTACCTGTTTGTTCAGAGACCGGTGGGGGCAGCGTGCGGGCGGCGGGAGCAGCCAGGATTCGGCTCGGTTCAGGCCCCAGCGCAGCCACCGTACGGCCGCCATCTTCGGGTCTCGGGGCCGCTTCCGGTGGGCGCTCCCTTCCGCGGTCCGTGGGCTCGCTCTTCCCTCGATACTTTGGTTCCGCTAGACCTTTAGCGCCTGCCATGGAGAGGAAGCGAGCTCCCGGCGTTCCTCTCGCGCGGAGCTTATTAGAGGCTTCTGGTCGGCCGCCTTTAGGAGGCCTGGTTGGTGCTTTGAGGGCATCTGCTGCGATGGGGAAGACGTTGGCCAGACAGCGAGCTCTCAAGGGAGCCTCCTGGTGAAAAGAATGCCACTTTTCCCCCTTTCGGTCTGTGCCTTCTTGGACCTGTGTTCCCCCAAATCTCACAACATCAACGAGGCATGCCCAGGTTCATCTCCATCCCCTTTACTctttgccacttttttttttcctttcacatcGCTCAatcttatttttgtgtctgtAGCCTGTCTCCCAGCCGGAATGTAATCACCTCCAGGAGGGCACTGGCTCATTGCTGGATCCCCAGTACCCAGAACCTGGCACGTCatgggtactcaataaatattgataaaaggGATTCTTTGGGAAGGTGTTTTTGAAAGTTGAGTTCCGCCAGAGCTAAGTTTTAGTAACTTCAGGCTCATTCACAAGGCAGCCTAAAAGCAAATCCCTGCTGAGCACCTGTGTGAAGGCTCTGTAGGACAAATACCAGGATGGAGGAGAGGCGGGCAGGTAGAGAAAGAAATACTTTAGAAAGTGGACACCTGCCCCAGCCCGCCTGCTTTGTGGAGCTTGATGGCAGTTTCTCCAAGCCAGGAGATAAGGGGAGGATGGGGAAGTAGGTAGAGATTCAGACAGCCACAGACAGGCTAAGCAGAGCCCTTTTTACAGGGTTGttaaaaaatgaacttgaaaACTGAGAAGTTCTAACTCTGAGAAAGGTTTAAAATAGAGTAAGCAGTGTTTGGAAACAGGTAAATATTAGCTAAGTTGCTTTGTCGAGAGGCAGTGTGGTAAACGAAAacagagctcaataaatgttagtgattATTAGTAATACTAGTGGTTATTTCTTAATGGCGGGTTCTATTTTTAGGAAAAGCACAATTACCTAGAAAAACATGCCCCTGGGAATGTGGCTGTTTGAAACAGGAGATTGTCAAGTCAAGGCTTTACCATCTTAGCCTCATTGATAAAGGCAAATTCTTAAGGAGGGAAAACAATACTTCCCAAGCACTGGCTTTGCAAACCCAGACTAGGAAGGGAATGGCAATTGACATGCGCTTTGGGGGCTCTAGGCTTTAAGGGGAGTCTCCTGGGACCCTCCCTGTCTGACTTAATCCCATGACCTCAGAGGGAACAGAGGCGTCTCCATGGTGACTGGAAAAAGCTGCTCAGGGGAGCAAATCCAGGGACTTGCCCAGGTTGACGGCTCAGGGATTACGAATAAAACCACCATCCCATGGCATCACTGCTCTGAGGCTGGGCTCCAGCTCTGCGCCTGACCCAGAGTGATAGGAAAAGGAAGCTGTAGGTTTCCATGGCCCCAAATAAACACAGCCTGCTCAGGCCATCTGGTGGCCTGGATTCTGGGAGAGGAGGGGGTAGAGAGAATGGAACAAGCTACCCTGTGGTGGATAGAGGAGCAGCTGGCAAGCTCCTTTCACCTGCTGCTGCCATGAACCATCCAGAATAGAGGCCCTTCTGGGAGAAACAGTCCTGAGAGGTGCCACCTGTTCCCTTAAAAAGGTGGCACTGAAGGCTGAGGCCAgccttcttcccttctctggtTCTCCATAGGTTGAATGCGTGCTTCAGGAAGGGGACATGCCTAGGGGCGagaagaggggaagaaaagaTAAAGGATCATCAAGCCATTTCTGGTAGCTGAGGAGCTTGCAGACCCCAGGCTTCTCTATAGCTGTGAGTTGGGGTACCACCCCCATGTAGAGGGGGTCCACaggattttcctttcttcttttctggagTGCCCTAGGTCAGAGTggctcttaaaactcaacattaCGTGGAGGTAGGGAACGTGCAGTATCACACAGTGGGATTGATCAGGTCTGGGTTCGACTATTTCTATGTGATTTTGAATTACTAACTTAACCTCTAAGGCTCAGGATCCCCATCAGTAAAACAGATTTTAACCACTGCCTCATGAGGTTGCTGAGGGCAAGGGTGATTTAAAAGGCAAAGGaaggcttccctgttggcgcagtggttaagaatccgcctgccaatgcaggggacacaggttcgagccctggtcccggaagatcccacatgccgcagggcaacaaAGCTGGTGAACCACAAAGCAGGTGTGGGTTGGAAGGAGGGATTTCAAAATCAGTACAGCAAGGAGGGTCCACCCCATGGGGTACCCTGCAAGGCAACGTGACCAGCCTAGCTGGTACTCAACAAATACGGAAACTTCCAAGAGCTTGCTATTTAGAGCTGTTAGGCTGCCAGTCACGGGGGTGGTGAAGCTCAGGCTGTGCCCCTCCCCTCCATAGATAGCCGTGTGATGGGAGGCAGGTGTATGAGATGCATGGAGACAGGACCATGGCTCCATTTCTGGCTTTAGATTACTGGTGCGTTTTTTATTAAAGAAGAGAATAAagcatttgtaaatatatttctcTCATGTATACTTCAAAGATGACGCTGGTCAGCAGCTACAGAACTGGGGAGCAAACAGGCAGAAGCCCTTCCCCACccatcccatcccaccccaccccctccaccctaGATGCCGGAGACGCACGGATGGCTGGGAGCTGCCCAGCTCCAACGGACCAAAGGTTCCAAGATGTGTGACTGGAAGGACCAGCTAACAACTCTCATCACAGTGCCGCCCGGAAAGCAGGGTGGAGCCTCCAGGGAGGTTGGGCAGGCTTGTTAAGAAAACCCCTTTACCCCTTAGAAACAAATAAGGCATGAAGGTTCCCCACTGGGCTCCCAGCACAGAGGCCGGGGCTACTGACTTCCACTGCGTTGTATGGCTCCTCTGATTTCTAGGGTCTCAGGAAGAAGGAACTGGGAGCCCTAAAGAATTTCTCAGGGCAAACTGGGGACCTGGGCATCTCTTAGCTGAAGATCTTAGCTGAAGCCTTAACAAAAGATTAAACCCCTGACCCAGCTGGGTCCTCAAAAGCAGGCATTGTATGGGAAGGAGGAGACGTTCCCCATCTGGTCCCATCTCAATACTGCCCAGTGTGGGGTGAGACTCTTGGGCGGGTCCCAGTAAAGGGGGGCAGGGGGGGATGCTGGGACCATGGGCGGGTGGCACACATCCAGGACATTCTGGGGGTGGCAGGCATGACCTGCGGTGGGGTGGGTCTGGGGGGAGCACGGGAGTGAATGAGACACATCATGGTCCCTGAGATGGGGACAGGCAGAGGCCAAGCTCGGTGAGTCAGAGGAGGCATGCAGAGATAGGGGGCTCCCACTGCCCAGACCCCTGGAAGGCTTGATACCCAGAAGGCATttccagggctggaacccagggAGGCTGGCTCTGAGTTGATTGGCTACAGATCTGCAGTGGGCTGAGGATCTCCAGGGAGAAGCCCGCCCTCACCAGGGCTGGAGTCGGGCCACTCGGGCCTGGCTCAGGCTTTCTGCTCTGCGTGGCAGGGGCCGTCTCTAACCTGGTCAGGACCCTCGAGGTGGGACAGCTGGTGCTAAGGGAATGACAGCGTGTCACAGCTGGAGAAGCAGTGGGTGGTCCAGGAGACCCCTGGAACCTGCAACAGCTGGCTCTGGGGTCCCCCTTCAAGTGTTTCCAGTTGTGGTGAGGGGTCAGGGAGACCCTGCCTTgcaaaaaaaatctctcaaaaaaataaaaataataaagagaactttgaaaaaaaaaaaagccaactggTCTAGAATGGCTTTCAGAAGCCTGGCCACAAATCTGAGAGCAAGGCCCAGGGTcagggagtgggggctgggagagcGGGGAGCGGGGACATTTGGCTTGCAGACTCTCGGCTGCGCCTTTGGGCTGGCGCAGGGTGGTGGAAGGTCCTGGGAGGCAAGAGGTGTTGACAGCCTCCCCCGTCAGCAGGGAACGGGTGTCCCCCGCATGCTCCCTGGGTCAGAGAGCAGCCTCCCTCTGGGGTGTATTGCTGCTAAAGGGCTCCCTCTCTCACGAGAGGCTGCACAGCCCAGGTAAGAGGGACCCCATGGCCTGATCCTAGGGGAGGCCACTGGCCGGGGAACCTTCACTTGCTGCTGTGCGTCTTGACTTTGGTGGCGTTGATGTCGGCCTTGGTCTTCTGGATCCTGGAGAAGATCTCCTTGAAGAGCGCCTTGTACTCGGGCTGGCTCTGCTCCAGCCGCTTGTCCACGGCCTCCACGTGCTGGCTCAGGCTCTTCTCGCCCGCCTTGGCCTCCCCCTGGCCCTCCTCGCTGCCCCGCAGGTCCTTCCACGAGCTGTCCCGGGAGACGGGCCGCGAGGTCTGCACGCCCGCGTGCCGCACCCCCGCCCCGTGCTGCCGGCACTTGCTCAGCAGCTCCTCGTACTTCTCCAGCAGCGCGTGGTACTGCTCGTCCACCTCGCGCAGGATGGACATGCCCCGCTTGCGCACGCTGTTGGCGTGCAGTGTGAGGTTGCCCACGTGCCGGCTGGCCGGGTCTTTGGCCACGATGGCGTTGAGCGCCGTGTCGCTGCAGCTCTTGCGCACAGTGTGGCCTGGGGACGCGGCCGGAGAGGAGACCCCGTCCTGGGTGCCCGAGTCGTCCCCGCTGCCCGGCTGGGGGTCGTCGGCTTCAGGCGCCTGGGTGAGGGGCGCCAGCAGGGCCTCGGCCAGGTGGTCCTCCCGGCCCAGCAGGTAGGTCTTCGCCTGCTTCATCTGCTGCAGCTCCAGCAGCTCGGCCTCCAGCTCCTGCACGCGGAGGCGGCAGCCCTCCATCTCGCACAGCTGCCGCTCCAGCTCCGAGTACTCCTGGAGCACCGCCGCGTACTCGCGCTCAGCCCGCTGCTGGCGCTGCCGCTCCTGGCTCACCTGGGAGCGCAGCACTCCCACCAAGGTCTGCAGCCGCTCGTTCTCCTGCTCCAGCGGCCGCGGGCCCAGCTCCAGGGAGGAACTGTGCAGGCGGAAGGCATCCTCGCACCTgggagggagcaggggcaggTGGGCAGAGGGCGGTGGGCAAGGCCAAGGCCCCGGGAGCCCAGCCGCATCTCTCTACCTGACGGGGTTGGATAGGCTGCCCCACCTAGAGTCGCTCTCGGccttcctccccctgccctctgctCTGGGAGGTTGCCCTTAGCTTCCGCCAGGTTTCCTGGCCCTCTCTTGGGTTCAGCCAATGGGAGGCACTGGCAGGAGGGCCagggggatgggggcagagggaggTCACGGGGAATGTCTCCCCCTGGACTCCTTCCCTGGGTACTGCAGGCCAGACAGCGCTCTCCCTGCCTTCTAGGTTCCAGTAACCTCCCTTCTCCTGGTCCCTTCAGGCCTCAGGATGGTAACAGCTCCTTGCTACTAACACCCCAGGGTGCTGCAGTGTCCCCCTGGTTTCCCCGCACCTTGCCCACACCTCTTTATTAAGCACTCCTCAGTTACTGTGGGCGGAGGCTATCTGTCTCCCGCCAGGACCTTTATTGAAACACCCACTAAATACACCGTGTGTACAGTATTCTTACATTAGGAAGTCATCCTATTCAAAAGACTTACTGAGAACTGAAAGGTATAGTTGTTAACCCCTCCTGGGTGAGAATTCTGGCTTACTAAACAAACAGGTGACCTTGGATAAGACACATGATCTCGGAGTTTCAATTTCCTCCTCTGGGTAGTGGGGACACTACCACACCTTACAGTACTGCCGTGAGAATTAAATCACTGAGCCGAGTGGTGGGCACACGGCCAGTGCTCACAGGCGCCACCTGCTGACTGTCGTTAGCAACAGGAGCAGCCCCTCCGATAGCCTGGACAATGCGGCAGCTCTCCTTCCCACCTGCCGCCTGGCGCCTCGCCTCCCTTCCCTGCCGTGGTTGGCAGCCCCGGGCACTCGGAGACACGGTCCAGGGTCCGGGCTTCTGCCCTCGAGTGGCACCCTCACCTACCGGGGGCTGGCGCACAGCTCCTTGAGGCAGGGGAAGGTGTGGATGGTGCGCCGGCGCTCCCGCTTCTTCTCCCGCCGCACTCGCAGGTGCTCCAGGTCCCGCAGCTGCTCCACCTGGGCCTGCAGCTCCTCCACCTGGGTCTGCAGGCGCTCGATGGTCTCCGTCagcctggggatggggtgggggacacaCGCACGGGAGGGACTTTAAGGGGACGGGGCCAGCCCTCCTCACTGCAGCCCTAGGgggacttgggggtgggggacaaacAGGTGACCTTGAGCCATGCTGCCTGGTGCTGAGGTCAGACAGGGAACTCCTTGTATGACCAAGGACCCACTcttttcccccacctcccaggcaGAGCTGACCATTTCTCCTCCGTGTCTCCTTGGTTCCTTGTACACCCATCTAATCACTTATCGCCCTGCACTGCAATAAAATATTTACGTGTCTGCCTTCCCTCCCAGAGGGCGGGACAGTGTCTTTGCATCCCCATCACTGTATTCCCCAGTGCCTAAAACAGAGCCTGGTGTGTAGCTCGTGCTTAAAGAAGGTTTGTGTCCTGAATGTTAAGCCAGCCCAAATCGACAAGGGCAAACTCACTACCATCCCAGGTTCCCAGACCTGGGCTTCCGAAAGAAGGAGCCTGAGTCACACCCACTGGCCAATAGGCACACATGTACACCCGGCCCTGGGCCTCTCCTTGGCCATCCCCAGCCCCCGGCTCCCAGCCCTCCACCCGGCCCTCACCCATGGATCTTCTGCTGGGCAGCCTTACTCTCCAGCACCAGCTTCTGGTTGGTCAGCTCCAGGTCTCGGGCCG
Above is a genomic segment from Mesoplodon densirostris isolate mMesDen1 chromosome 18, mMesDen1 primary haplotype, whole genome shotgun sequence containing:
- the CDR2L gene encoding cerebellar degeneration-related protein 2-like, whose amino-acid sequence is MRRAARMEDFTAEEEEPWYDQQDLEQDLHLAAELGKTLLERNKELEQSLQQMYATNEEQVQEIEYLTKQLDTLRHVNEQHAKVYEQLDLAARDLELTNQKLVLESKAAQQKIHGLTETIERLQTQVEELQAQVEQLRDLEHLRVRREKKRERRRTIHTFPCLKELCASPRCEDAFRLHSSSLELGPRPLEQENERLQTLVGVLRSQVSQERQRQQRAEREYAAVLQEYSELERQLCEMEGCRLRVQELEAELLELQQMKQAKTYLLGREDHLAEALLAPLTQAPEADDPQPGSGDDSGTQDGVSSPAASPGHTVRKSCSDTALNAIVAKDPASRHVGNLTLHANSVRKRGMSILREVDEQYHALLEKYEELLSKCRQHGAGVRHAGVQTSRPVSRDSSWKDLRGSEEGQGEAKAGEKSLSQHVEAVDKRLEQSQPEYKALFKEIFSRIQKTKADINATKVKTHSSK